A single window of Mangifera indica cultivar Alphonso chromosome 18, CATAS_Mindica_2.1, whole genome shotgun sequence DNA harbors:
- the LOC123202109 gene encoding serine/threonine protein phosphatase 2A 57 kDa regulatory subunit B' alpha isoform-like isoform X3 produces MLKKIMKGRKPSKSDPNDSSLYGFNQPGGRNPGLNVVVNHASRVGPGQQTTSPGGAGMLSTPPPMGNIEALPLFRDVPVSDRQNLFLKKLQVCCFILDFSDTLKSVLEKEIKRQTLLELVDFIQSGSGKITETCQEEMVKMISINLFRCLPPASHENTGQEAADPEDEDPYLEPSWPHLQLVYELLLRYVVSSDTDTKIAKRYIDHSFVLKLLDLFDSEDPREREYLKTILHRIYGKFMVHRPFIRKAINNIFYRFIYETERHSGMGELLEILGSIINGFALPMKEEHKLFLVRALIPLHKPKPVALYHQQLSYCITQFVEKDYKLADTVIRGLLKYWPVTNCQKEVLFLGELEEVLEATQAAEFQRCMVPLFRQIARCLNSAHFQVPSFCTLSISRVWRLLLYGKQDNFMLYL; encoded by the coding sequence ATGTTGAAGAAGATCATGAAAGGGCGAAAGCCCTCCAAATCCGATCCTAACGATTCCTCTCTGTACGGATTCAATCAGCCCGGTGGTCGAAACCCGGGCCTAAATGTGGTAGTAAATCACGCCTCTCGGGTCGGACCGGGTCAACAGACTACAAGCCCGGGTGGGGCAGGGATGTTGTCGACTCCGCCACCAATGGGTAACATTGAAGCGCTGCCGCTTTTTCGTGACGTGCCAGTTTCTGATCGGCagaatttgtttttgaaaaaactTCAAGTTTGTTGTTTTATATTAGACTTTTCGGATACTTTGAAAAGTGTTCTTGAAAAAGAGATTAAGAGACAGACATTACTGGAGCTTGTTGATTTTATTCAATCTGGGTCAGGTAAAATCACTGAGACTTGCCAAGAGGAGATGGTTAAAATGATTTCGATTAATTTATTTCGATGTTTGCCTCCAGCCTCGCATGAAAACACCGGGCAAGAAGCGGCTGATCCGGAAGATGAAGACCCATATTTAGAACCCTCTTGGCCTCATTTGCAGCTTGTTTATGAGTTGCTTTTGAGATATGTTGTGTCTTCTGATACAGATACTAAGATTGCCAAAAGGTATATTGATCATTCGTTTGTGTTAaaattgcttgatttgtttGATTCTGAGGACCCACGAGAAAGAGAgtatttgaaaacaattttgcaTCGGATTTATGGCAAGTTTATGGTTCATCGTCCCTTTATTAGAAAGGCAATTAACAATATATTCTATCGATTTATATATGAGACTGAGAGGCATAGTGGTATGGGTGAGCTTTTAGAGATTCTTGGCAGTATAATTAATGGATTTGCATTGCCGATGAAAGAAGAGCATAAGTTGTTTCTTGTTCGAGCACTTATACCGTTACATAAGCCAAAACCTGTTGCTTTGTATCATCAACAACTGTCTTATTGTATTACTCAGTTTGTTGAAAAGGATTACAAGCTAGCAGACACGGTCATTAGAGGGTTGTTGAAGTACTGGCCTGTGACGAATTGTCAGAAGGAAGTTCTCTTTCTTGGAGAACTTGAGGAAGTGCTAGAAGCTACGCAGGCTGCTGAATTCCAGCGCTGCATGGTTCCTCTTTTTAGACAGATTGCCCGCTGCCTTAATAGCGCTCATTTTCAG
- the LOC123201896 gene encoding uncharacterized protein LOC123201896, whose product MKRELNSGFGTESEPAGLVDVTETQSLTRELAQPSSHVVKVVNDGDKFGVNKVNGVIVYTRVKKFRSSDSDELLENNVNSQKIKGFQELKTDVDQSNLVAEDVIDESRVVETVLEENSVVKIVVETSQLVDMVNVSEVNCGLDVPMSKEELISESERKGDCSDGTPFAVSEISSVKNGLRKKSKKWLMQSELKQKGETVEVLVTQSEGFQNGTMSLIEVEPIAEGSALSNPKKNMELKMSKKIVLNKKPMTVTELFETGLLDGVTVVYMGGIKFRASGLRGTIRDGGILCSCSLCNGCRVIPPSKFEIHACKQYRRASQYICFENGKSLLEVLRACRSVPLPMLESTLQSALSSSPEEKSFSCVRCKGTFPITCVGKIGPGPLCNACARSKKTQASETYVMGRIARSSELDLVSNFTPSASVCITSQNKRQRKKSRKLLEADLYLKSSSKSASMSKLLKNKRPWELTRKSSRPGLITKSSMSASVHASPLNKHPRKIIKKSRKSMVISNPFQSPLAASSFPDTSQWQITTKHQGLHKLVFEDRGLPDGTDLGYNACGQKLLEGYKNGSAIICCCCNCEASSSQFEAHADGGNLLLCDGCPRAFHKECASLSSIPQGDWYCNYCQSTFGREKVVAHNANAVAAGRISGIDPIDQIAKRCIQIVKNVEAELSGCVLCRACDFSKSGFGPRTILLCDQCEKEFHVGCLKKHKMADLRELPEGKWFCCMDCSWINSVLQNLLVQEAEKLSDSDLNAVKKKYSEKGVHIDSNIDVRWRLLSGKATTPETRFLLSQAVAIFHDCFDPIVDSLSGHDLIPSMVYGRNLRGQEFGGMYCAVLTVNSSVVSAGILRVFGQEVAELPLVATSKVNHGKGYFQLLFTCIEKLLAFLHVKTIVLPAVKEAESIWTDKFGFKYIDSEKLSMFRKSCSQMVTFKGTSMLQKAVSVCGIVSSTESAECISGVEVE is encoded by the exons ATGAAGCGAGAGCTGAATAGTGGATTTGGGACTGAGTCTGAACCGGCGGGTTTAGTTGATGTGACTGAGACGCAGTCTCTGACTCGGGAGTTGGCTCAACCGAGTTCGCATGTCGTGAAAGTTGTCAATGACGGTGATAAATTTGGAGTTAATAAAGTTAATGGTGTTATTGTTTATACTCGTGTGAAAAAGTTTCGTAGTAGTGATTCTGATGAATTGTTGGAGAATAATGTTAATAGTCAGAAAATTAAGGGCTTTCAAGAGCTCAAAACGGATGTGGATCAAAGTAATCTAGTGGCGGAAGATGTAATTGATGAGAGTAGAGTAGTTGAAACTGTATTGGAAGAAAATTCTGTGGTAAAAATTGTAGTTGAGACGAGTCAACTGGTTGACATGGTAAATGTTAGTGAAGTTAATTGCGGTTTGGATGTGCCTATGTCCAAGGAAGAACTGATTAGTGAATCAGAGCGTAAGGGAGACTGCAGTGACGGGACTCCATTTGCTGTAAGTGAGATCAGTAGTGTGAAGAATGGTTTGAGAAAAAAGTCGAAGAAGTGGCTTATGCAATCAGAGTTGAAGCAAAAGGGGGAGACTGTTGAAGTTTTGGTTACTCAATCAGAAGGGTTCCAAAATGGAACAATGTCCTTAATAGAAGTTGAGCCAATAGCTGAAGGAAGTGCATTGTCAAATCCCAAAAAGAACATGGAATTGAAAATGTCCAAGAAGATTGTTCTGAATAAGAAGCCAATGACCGTCACAGAGCTTTTTGAGACCGGTTTGCTTGATGGTGTAACAGTTGTTTACATGGGTGGCATTAAG TTTCGGGCATCTGGTCTTCGAGGCACAATCAGAGATGGAGGGATTCTATGTTCATGTTCTTTGTGCAATGGATGCAGA GTCATTCCACCATCCAAATTTGAGATTCATGCTTGTAAACAGTATAGACGCGCCTCacaatatatttgttttgagaATGGGAAGAGCCTTCTTGAGGTGTTGAGGGCATGCAGAAGCGTTCCTCTTCCCATGCTAGAATCAACGCTGCAGAGTGCTCTTAGTTCTTCACCAGAAGAAAAATCATTCTCCTGTGTGAGATGCAAGG GAACCTTTCCTATAACTTGTGTTGGGAAAATAGGGCCTGGGCCTCTATGCAATGCATGCGCGAGGTCAAAAAAAACTCAGGCCAGCGAGACTTATGTAATGGGCAGAATAGCAAG GTCATCAGAACTGGATCTGGTCTCAAACTTTACACCAAGTGCTTCAGTGTGTATCACTTCACAGAATAAGCGTCagagaaaaaaatcaagaaa ATTGTTAGAAGCAGATTTGTACTTAAAGTCATCCTCCAAAAGTGCTTCAATGTCTaagcttttaaaaaataagaggcCATGGGAGCTAACAAGAAA GTCATCAAGACCAGGCTTGATCACAAAGTCATCCATGAGTGCTTCAGTGCATGCATCTCCGCTAAATAAGCATCCAAGGaagataattaaaaa GTCAAGAAAATCAATGGTGATCTCAAATCCCTTCCAGAGTCCTTTGGCTGCCAGTTCCTTCCCTGATACGAGTCAATGGCAGATAACAAccaa ACACCAGGGGTTGCATAAATTGGTTTTCGAGGATAGAGGATTGCCAGATGGAACGGATTTAGGGTATAATGCATGTGGACAG AAATTGCTTGAGGGTTATAAGAATGGCTCTGCAATAATTTGTTGTTGCTGCAATTGTGAG GCCAGCTCCTCACAATTTGAAGCTCACGCAG ATGGTGGGAATCTTTTGCTTTGTGATGGATGCCCGAGGGCCTTTCATAAAG AATGTGCATCTCTGTCAAGCATTCCTCAAGGTGATTGGTACTGCAACTATTGCCAGAGTACATTTGGGAGAGAAAAGGTTGTGGCACATAATGCCAATGCTGTTGCAGCTGGAAGGATTTCTGGAATTGATCCTATTGATCAGATAGCCAAGAGATGTATTCAAATTGTCAAAAATGTAGAAGCGGAACTTAGTGGATGTGTGCTATGCAG AGCTTGTGATTTTAGCAAATCAGGATTTGGTCCACGCACAATTTTACTCTGTGATCAG TGTGAGAAAGAATTTCATGTTGGGTGTTTGAAAAAGCATAAAATGGCAGATTTAAGG GAACTGCCAGAAGGGAAGTGGTTTTGCTGCATGGATTGCAGTTGGATCAATTCTGTTTTGCAGAACTTATTGGTTCAGGAAGCTGAAAAGCTCTCTGATTCTGATTTGAATGCTGTGAAGAAGAAGTATTCAGAAAAAGGTGTTCATATTGATAGTAATATTGATGTAAGATGGAGGCTTCTAAGTGGAAAAGCTACAACTCCTGAAACTCGGTTCTTGCTTTCACAAGCTGTTGCAATCTTCCAT GATTGCTTTGACCCTATAGTTGATTCACTAAGCGGACATGACCTTATTCCATCCATGGTTTATGG AAGGAATTTAAGGGGTCAAGAATTTGGGGGGATGTATTGTGCGGTACTGACTGTCAA TTCATCTGTTGTATCAGCTGGAATACTACGAGTTTTTGGTCAAGAAGTTGCAGAGCTTCCTTTGGTTGCGACAAGTAAAGTAAATCATGGCAAG ggctattttcaattattgttcaCCTGCATTGAGAAGCTGTTAGCATTCTTGCACGTGAAGACCATTGTTCTCCCAGCTGTCAAAGAAGCAGAATCCATATGGACTGATAAATTTGGTTTCAAGTATATAGATTCAGAAAAG CTTAGTATGTTCCGAAAAAGTTGCTCCCAGATGGTGACCTTTAAAGGAACATCCATGCTACAGAAAGCAGTTTCGGTGTGTGGAATTGTTAGTAGTACTGAGTCTGCAGAATGCATTAGTGGAGTTGAAGTGGAATGA